In Acidimicrobiales bacterium, one DNA window encodes the following:
- a CDS encoding glycosyltransferase gives MKVALVVPDLDGAGAQRVMLDLAAGMVERGVEVDVVAVRGEGPLRRLVPPGATVVDLGARRAVSAVAPLVGYLRRARPDAVVSCLNHVNLVTIAATRVARTGAIVMVTQHNQLSSSAPRKDTRRARAMPALLRVGFRFADRVVAVSDGVADDLARTIGLARNRIAVIYNPVDVARLRAAAAAPTDVVWPDGDGAKLLGVGRLIEQKDFPNLLRALAALPTARLVLLGDGEDRVALGALAAELGVAARVCFAGFVDNPFPVFAAADVFVLSSRWEGLPTVLIEALALSPHVVATDCPSGPREILDGGRWGHLVPVGDPAALAEAIAACVTESPVEASEALARYDRATVTTRYLELLAT, from the coding sequence GTGAAGGTCGCGCTCGTCGTTCCCGACCTCGACGGCGCCGGCGCGCAGCGCGTCATGCTCGACCTCGCCGCTGGCATGGTCGAAAGAGGGGTCGAGGTCGACGTGGTCGCGGTGCGGGGCGAGGGCCCCCTGCGGAGGCTCGTTCCCCCCGGAGCGACCGTCGTCGACCTCGGCGCGAGGCGCGCCGTCAGCGCCGTGGCGCCATTGGTCGGCTACCTGCGCCGGGCGCGGCCCGACGCCGTCGTGTCGTGTCTGAACCACGTCAACCTCGTAACGATTGCTGCTACTCGCGTCGCGCGTACCGGTGCGATCGTGATGGTGACGCAGCACAATCAGCTCTCATCGTCGGCGCCGCGCAAGGACACCCGTCGCGCCCGGGCCATGCCAGCGTTGTTGCGGGTTGGCTTCCGCTTCGCCGACCGCGTCGTTGCGGTGTCCGATGGTGTGGCTGACGATTTGGCGCGCACCATCGGGCTCGCGCGCAATCGGATCGCAGTCATCTACAACCCCGTCGACGTCGCCCGGTTGCGCGCCGCGGCGGCGGCGCCGACCGACGTGGTCTGGCCCGACGGCGACGGCGCGAAGCTGCTGGGCGTCGGGCGGCTGATCGAACAGAAGGACTTCCCCAACCTCCTACGGGCGCTGGCCGCGCTGCCGACGGCTCGACTCGTGCTGCTCGGCGACGGTGAAGACCGGGTCGCCCTGGGGGCGTTGGCCGCCGAACTCGGCGTTGCCGCCCGCGTGTGCTTCGCCGGTTTCGTGGACAATCCCTTTCCGGTGTTCGCGGCGGCCGACGTGTTCGTGCTGTCGTCGCGGTGGGAGGGCTTGCCGACCGTGCTCATCGAGGCGCTGGCGTTGTCGCCCCACGTCGTAGCCACCGACTGCCCGTCAGGGCCCCGCGAGATCCTCGACGGTGGCCGCTGGGGCCACCTTGTGCCGGTCGGTGATCCGGCGGCCCTGGCGGAGGCGATCGCCGCGTGCGTCACCGAGTCGCCGGTCGAGGCCTCCGAGGCGCTGGCCCGCTACGACCGCGCGACGGTGACGACTCGGTACCTGGAGTTGCTGGCCACCTAA
- a CDS encoding sulfotransferase, whose protein sequence is MGIGAQRSGTSWWHSLLEAHPGVHALGWPFKELHFFDRFASDSFTDDDVQAYHEYFRAPPGRIAGEWTPRYMYDPTTPPLLHRAAPQARLLVLLRDPVARLRSGYAHAVARGVAPEPAWVDALARGLYAQQLETVLASYPRAQLLVLQFERCVAAPADELARTYAFLGLRPFTPRNLARPVNRGGAAPPLPPERDAQIRAAYAPDVRSLSASFDDIDLSLWPDTARLLGA, encoded by the coding sequence GTGGGCATCGGCGCGCAGCGCTCCGGCACCTCGTGGTGGCATTCGTTGCTCGAGGCGCATCCAGGTGTGCACGCGCTTGGATGGCCGTTCAAGGAACTGCATTTCTTCGACCGGTTCGCCAGCGACTCCTTCACCGACGACGACGTGCAGGCGTACCACGAGTACTTCAGGGCGCCACCGGGTCGCATCGCCGGTGAATGGACACCGCGCTACATGTACGACCCCACTACGCCGCCGTTGCTGCACCGCGCCGCGCCGCAGGCCCGTCTGCTCGTGCTGTTGCGCGATCCGGTGGCGCGGCTGCGTTCGGGCTACGCCCACGCGGTTGCTCGCGGCGTCGCTCCCGAACCGGCATGGGTCGACGCGCTGGCACGCGGCCTCTACGCGCAGCAGCTCGAGACCGTGCTGGCGTCGTATCCCCGCGCTCAGCTCCTCGTGCTGCAGTTCGAACGCTGCGTGGCCGCGCCGGCCGACGAGTTGGCCCGCACCTATGCGTTTCTCGGCCTGCGGCCCTTCACTCCGCGCAACCTCGCCCGGCCGGTCAACCGGGGCGGGGCCGCCCCGCCGCTGCCGCCCGAGCGCGACGCACAGATTCGGGCGGCGTACGCGCCCGACGTGCGCTCCCTGTCCGCCAGCTTCGACGACATCGATCTTTCGTTGTGGCCTGACACCGCTAGGTTGCTCGGCGCATGA
- a CDS encoding sugar transferase, translating into MRATRTREPIATEAERLDDSPAALFDLLHDEAYVVELAPGFELMLALPRFRSKVKRAIDLVLGSVAVVFAAPIVALVALAIKLDSPGPVFFRQDRVGRGGRHFKVFKFRTMEAGASERLAADPTLAKIYEHNHFKIPAHVDKRVTRLGRFLRRTSLDELPQLFNVLRGEMSLVGPRPVVPDEVLKYGPLQPAYMAVRPGITGEWQVRGRSEIGYPTRAVIDFIYVHRWGLIHDFLILVRTVPAVLTRRGAY; encoded by the coding sequence GTGCGAGCGACGCGCACCCGCGAACCCATAGCAACGGAGGCCGAGCGGCTGGACGACAGCCCGGCGGCCTTGTTCGACCTGCTTCACGACGAGGCGTACGTCGTCGAGCTCGCCCCCGGCTTCGAGTTGATGCTCGCCTTGCCGCGCTTCCGGTCCAAGGTCAAGCGCGCCATCGATCTGGTACTCGGCTCGGTCGCTGTCGTGTTCGCCGCGCCGATCGTCGCCCTCGTCGCCCTCGCCATCAAGCTCGACTCACCCGGTCCCGTGTTCTTCCGCCAGGATCGCGTCGGCCGCGGTGGTCGTCACTTCAAGGTCTTCAAGTTCCGCACGATGGAGGCCGGCGCGTCCGAGCGCCTCGCCGCCGACCCGACGCTCGCCAAGATCTACGAACACAACCACTTCAAGATCCCGGCACACGTCGACAAGCGCGTGACGCGTCTCGGCCGCTTCCTGCGCCGCACCAGCCTCGACGAACTGCCGCAGCTGTTCAACGTGCTGCGCGGTGAGATGAGCCTCGTCGGCCCGCGTCCGGTCGTGCCTGACGAAGTCCTCAAGTACGGCCCGCTGCAGCCGGCCTACATGGCGGTGCGCCCCGGCATCACCGGCGAGTGGCAGGTCCGCGGGCGCAGCGAGATCGGCTACCCGACGCGCGCCGTGATCGACTTCATCTACGTGCACCGGTGGGGCCTGATTCACGACTTCCTGATCCTGGTGCGCACGGTGCCTGCCGTCCTCACGCGGCGCGGGGCCTACTGA
- a CDS encoding glycosyltransferase, with the protein MPLSARSRPRRVALFTNHLMVGGAEAQLVRLAARLVARGDEVRLVSLLPTEAYEKEMAELGVPIVELRGGRVRSAAFVVQARRALKEYKPDVVVSFLYQANVVARVAAKLAGVPVVISSIRSEFFGGRARELVMRFTDPLATITTTNSALAAESLVRRKVAPRDRLVVVPNGLDVSVFDEARRQRDATRAGLGVTGDEFVWLAAGRLVPQKDVPNLLDGFAKHRAAHDRSRLLIAGDGVLHDDMVDHAARLGITDSVTFLGIREDLPLLMASADAFVLASAWEGLPNVVMEAMAAALPVVSTRVGGVAELVDDPATGVMVPPRDAAALSAAMNAVVELPADERMARGERGRAKIARDWSFDGAGDQWLTLIDSYAK; encoded by the coding sequence ATGCCGTTATCCGCGAGGAGTAGACCGCGGCGCGTCGCGCTCTTCACCAACCACTTGATGGTCGGTGGCGCGGAAGCGCAACTGGTGCGCCTCGCGGCGCGCCTGGTTGCCCGCGGTGACGAAGTGCGGCTGGTCTCGCTGCTGCCGACGGAGGCGTACGAGAAGGAGATGGCCGAACTCGGTGTGCCCATCGTCGAATTACGTGGCGGGCGCGTCCGCAGCGCCGCGTTCGTCGTACAGGCCCGGCGCGCCCTCAAGGAATACAAGCCGGACGTCGTCGTCAGCTTCCTCTACCAGGCCAATGTCGTGGCCCGCGTGGCCGCCAAGCTCGCCGGTGTGCCCGTGGTCATCTCGTCGATCCGCAGCGAGTTCTTCGGCGGTCGCGCGCGCGAGCTCGTCATGCGGTTCACCGATCCCCTGGCGACGATCACCACCACCAACTCGGCGCTCGCCGCCGAGAGTCTGGTACGCCGCAAGGTCGCGCCCCGCGACCGGCTCGTCGTTGTGCCCAATGGCCTCGACGTGTCGGTGTTCGACGAGGCGCGCCGACAGCGCGACGCCACGCGCGCCGGCTTGGGCGTCACGGGTGACGAGTTCGTGTGGCTCGCGGCGGGTCGGCTGGTCCCGCAGAAGGACGTCCCCAACCTGCTCGACGGCTTCGCCAAGCACCGCGCCGCGCACGATCGCAGCCGCCTGCTGATCGCTGGCGACGGGGTCTTGCACGACGACATGGTCGACCACGCGGCGCGCCTTGGGATAACCGACTCGGTCACCTTTCTCGGCATTCGTGAGGATCTGCCGTTACTGATGGCCTCCGCCGACGCGTTCGTGCTCGCATCGGCATGGGAGGGCCTGCCGAACGTGGTGATGGAGGCGATGGCCGCGGCGCTGCCGGTGGTGTCGACGCGTGTCGGCGGTGTCGCGGAACTCGTCGACGACCCCGCCACAGGCGTGATGGTTCCACCCAGGGACGCCGCCGCGCTCAGCGCGGCGATGAACGCCGTCGTCGAGTTGCCCGCCGACGAACGAATGGCGCGGGGGGAGCGTGGCCGCGCCAAGATCGCGCGCGACTGGTCATTCGACGGCGCCGGCGATCAGTGGCTCACCCTCATCGACTCCTACGCCAAGTGA